The DNA segment AGATCATCACCTAAACACTGAAGAAACCATGTCCAGCTTGCAGTTGTTTCAGCCTCCACCACTGCATAGGCAACAGGATAAATCCCATTGTTGCCATCCACTCCTACTGCTGTGAGAATCTGGCCAGGGAATGGCCCTTTCAAAAAACATCCATCAAGCCCCAGTATAGGTCTCCCTATCAATTTAAATCCAGCCTTTAATGCACCTAAGCAAACATATATCTTCCTGAATTGCCTTGTTGGACTGCTAGGATTGCCACAGGTTCAACATCTATCTTAACTGTGCTTCCAAGATTAGTTCTGAGAAGCTCCTCACAATAATTCCTGAGATTCTCATACTGAGCCCCGTAGTGACCCTGCACTTTCTCTGTTGCCTTCATCATAGCCCTAAAAACTTGGTGCAAAGTCACTTCAACTTGATATTTCCTTTGTAGATCTTCTTGTAGAGCTTTAAGTGGTATCCCAGGATTGTTTTTCACAGTGTGTTGAATTTTTTTGGATAACCAGGCAACTGTGCACAGTCTAACATCTCTGGTGTTTAGACATACATGTTCTTTGTTTAGGGTTTTCACAACCCAAGAGCCTGCCTTTTTAACTTTAGAAACATAAAGCATCCAAGGGCAAGTGGGTGGTGTATTATTTTTAGGGTTAGGCACATCTTCATTTGTTGTTCCCACTTGTGAGGGCCCAGTTGCATTTTGGGTATTTCCAGATTTACCCTTTAATGCAGTTGGTTGAGAGGGTCCTCCAGCATTTATTTCACAACTACTCCATTTTGGAATCCCACCCGTACATATAACACGGAATCTGGTGTTGTCATTCCTTGTAATATGGAGTTGTCTCCGAGAATCAATTGCATGATTCTTGACCATCATCTTAATATTGTCCTTATCAGGAAATGACTGGCCAAGATAAAAGGGACATTCACCAGATGTTTTAGACCTTATTTTGTCTTTCCTAACACTCCTACAAGCTCTTTCAAGAGTTGTGTCACCATCTGAATCAATTAAACTTTTGAAGCCATCTAAATCAACCTGTTCGTCATCCTCATCTACATCAACTTGTTCTTCATATTGTTCACTAATGTCAGCATCTACTTCAGCATAATACTCTTTCATATCAACACTATAATCTTCCATAGCATTATCTTTATCAAAGATGTAATCTGGGtcttcatcatcctcatcctGACCCACCTTATCAGTTCTATATTTCCTATTCTTAGCCTTTACACTTTTCCTATGAAATGACTTTACACGTTTGCAAGGGGTGGTCTCTACTATAACACCccatgttttcgaatgtcaaagtcaaagtcaaagtttgacttCCTTGACTGTTAATAGTCTATTTTGgattttgtattatgtggagtaagtgttgtctaatcaaAGTGATCGAATATTTATCTATGCGAACCGATTATCGACCTTGAATAGCAGGAAGTAGCAATgtgataaagttaatcaatcaataattaagctaatcaaatcatcatcgaactcggaACTCGAATTATACAAActttggtattgttatacgtgtgtgtgtgttccttatgtgttatttgtgcatgtttacttaatgttatatgtgtggtaatcaatcgaatcgaatcaaaactcgaaactcaatcgaaatcgaaacgcgAAATAAAGATgcttatgttagatatagtagttgggactaaaagtaatttgactaggaaacttcTTCGAATCCGTATCATcctccatcgaaatcgaaatatcaaaaatcgtcgccgaacactcgaaacaggccGTTGATCGAACAGGATCAtgctgatcgaacagcccagccgatcgaacatgctgtttgATCGAGCAGGCCGTCCGATCAGGatgcctgtccgatcggccagtcttttcctcttttggagcctataaatagccccgTCATTGTCATCccttccacttttggaaagctctgaccgaccagactcgtgttcttcaccttttcttagatttctctcgattccggtaagttttcactctaaatcttgtacgttttttatcaatacacactcctacacctttctatctttcaaatcttgatttctaaccgtgaaatcaccaagatctaagtgttcttggatgatgtcatcatggtgttcttgaagaacatcatgttttggcctcattccaccatgaatagcttggatctaaccgatttccacataaataaactaaaatctatcatagatctagacATTTCACGGTGTGAAAGATTGAAGGACGGATTTTCCGACTTTCttccaactcttttacactcaaaacattcaaaccggtagaaacgaagcttgaaccagCTCACTAATCATCCTAACAACTacgtggttcaagattcggattctaactacgaggttcaccgatttcgggttaaacgccaagctaccgttccgaacagttcacctgccggacttgggtggttcctgtccgaacAGGGGAAAacagtaagaacgaaggttccatggttcaactcgttgtcaaactacctcgatataatttCAAGTGATTAaccagccaagtgttagacgaataggctgaccaggtcagaatgctggccgaacggttaggctgtccgaacgaacaacctaaccgatcggacttaccagccgatcgaccgggccagccgatcgactagcacatggccccacgcTTTACAAATttatgaagtatggtattgagcGAAGTAATGACCGATCGAAcgacgattggtaaacattactgttcggatcatgatatattatgcttcaacacttaatcgatctTCCAACTTAACAAGCCTTAGAAGTACTGCTCGATTGGACATGCTGTCCGATTGAGTGACCATCTACTGAGGCCTTGCAACTGAAGtgactaaccgatcggttaagccgaccgatcgaacgacccgttcgatcgatcgaccgacctgaaaggtaagaacacttcaatgatTTTGAATAATGCCGCAAAAACTTCAAaacttcaaaccatcatacacaaacacatcctacacaaaggaagaaacaatccacttgaataGTCTAACCGATCGAccctgccggccgatcgaatggactGTCCGAACGGTTTGTCTACCTGAACGaaccagccgtccgatcgaacctactgttcgatcgaccgggCTGTTCGACCCAATTACACTTGTTtacatttccacgttactcatcgttacactatcgaactattcaggctaaccctactccccagcgctcccttcaatccatacatcaaaccgctgtgagtatactcgtaccctttttgctttaacacttttgggtgttacatacattacttatcaaatcacaatcgaacacactactcaactatttgaacgctaaccgatttcatgtattacgtgactaaatgaatgcttgttgttatgtttacacgtggaacgctgtctacctgccttagcaatatagtactatagtttggactcaacacccgttcacacgggggttgttaaggacaattacttgcatggattacggtggtaattgttagagcttatgagatcgttgatacttgtgctggattagtttaaTAGTAGTTTGTAGCTATTTTGAATGTAtaggggcttattttgtaattctctaGAAATAGGAAtcctgacttggtgtagttaagattccagcaaatttataaatttgctggcaagtcaggagttcactataaataccccaagcattgtaacctAGCCAAGCTTTTGGTTCTTTGATGAATATTAGTGTTGTTACTTTCTATTGTGGATCTTGTGCccaaatctgatatccaaggttgtttattgttacatcttattgtttggattcaatacaacacttgttgtattcattaatccactagcttcaccttcatctttgattcttcttgacttttcatatctcaaacacctaatcaataggtgttatgggctaaaacaaccaaccactgtgatccggatatgttttgggatctacaatttggtatcagagcctttgtgctcttggttgttgtgttcttgttgagatttttcattgttttgaaggtttttcaaagtttcaaggtttttcaaatttttgagcttaaaatggattgatttggtgtgtttaatcgataggttgttgttaatacttgattagggagtcattttggacattttgttgcatcaaaacatggttgttgagctgtttttgagtgattagagggttttagttcgtgttaaaccctctgtCCAGCGAAATTAACTTGAAGCCAGCGAACAATATTTGAATGTGGCGAAATTATTTGTTGAAGGCAGCGAACTCAGCGTTGAATATAGCGAAGTAAACCTAATCGTTGAGAGTCTTATCGCATAATCATCAATTTCGCCGACCATTGTTCGAGCGAAATTGTTGATCATTAGAGAAATAGTGTCAATCGTCCCTTGAGCGaaattatcgaaggcgacttcgagagCCGTGATAGCGAACCACAGCGTTCTTATCACGGTTATCGGTGAAATTAACCTAACATATGTCTGTGTTTTGATTTGTCAGCGAAGTTACGTGATCGCTCGTGCAGGATTGCATAACTCTCCAGCGAAGGTAGCGGATTAGCTAGCGAAGGCCTTCAATCATCATCGATCTTCGGCGAAATTAAGTCTCCTGTCAGCGAATTTAAGATCTGATCAGCTCACATTTGTCTAAAACAAGCAAAGATGTCGCTAAATCAACTAAGTCCAATTGCTCAAGCGGAACTTGAAACTGGAACTACCACTCGCCCACCAAAGTTGAAAGGGGCGAAAGACTTTAGCACTTGGAAAACACGCATTAACtcgttcttcgagtacacggaCTACAATTTGTGGCTCTCTGTTACCGCTGGACCTCACATTCCAACGGTAGTTCGAGGAGATGCAGTAGTTGCTAACAATGACGCTACTACCTTCACTAATGAAGACAAGGCTCTCATTCAACGTGATCGTCACGCACACGCTGCTCTAACCATGGCTCTATCAACCAACGAttgcaacatgtttgaagaacaccgaactgcaaatgcactctggaatgcattAATCGAGTactatgaaggaaatgaagaacTAATCGAAAGCAAGAGAGATATGGTGCAGAAACAATACGACATGTTTTGCGGAGTTCGTGGAGAAAGTCTTTCTGATCACATCAGTCGCTTCTTGAAcatgatgaccaaaatgaagaaggcAGGAAATCCTGTTACAAATCGTGCTGCAATAAAGAAGCTGCTTGATTCACTCCCCAAGGAATGGAGCCTACAatgcatgatgatcaagaaggatttCCTCAACAATCCTAATCCTGTCACTCTGTCAGATCTGATCAACACCCTAAGAGCCTTTGAAATGGATGTTAACAAAAGAGAGATGAACACTGCTGGATATCAACCTAAGTCAACTCAACCTTCAGCTGGATTGAAGAATGTGGCATTTCTCGCTTCAGGGGGCGTCACTCCACAAGCTTCTGACTTAATTTACGCGAACGCTTCCGCAAGTGCATCTAAAGCCCCACAACTTGTTGAAAAGACCATCACTGTGGACACTCAAGCGTTGAAAGTATCCACTGAAAATGTGGCACTCTTCAACACATTTCTGAGCAGCTACGAAGCCCTAATGTCGGGGGAACTGAAAAAGGAGATGTTCACTGCTGAAGATatgtatcaggttgatccagatgatatggaagaaatggatctgaaatggcaaatggccatgatcactttgaggttaaagaaatttcaagacaagacaggcaagcgtttgggtcttggaaaagctggCTTTGACAAATCTAAGCTGAGGTGCTACAACTGCAAGAATCTAGGACACTTCAAGCGCGATTGTCCTCTGTTAAAAGAAGGAAACAGTGAAATTGCTCCTGCTGTTAAGCAAATCACAGTTGAAGAGAACAAAAACAATGCGTCTCCCAGCACGCCAAAAGCTTTAGTCGTTGAAGACTATGATTGGAGTGAGGAAATCACTGAAGCAAAGGAGCAAGTTAACaaagccctgatggccaagatcTCAGGTGAATCATCTGCAAGGCAGTTTGAGAAGCAGACAGCTGGAATTCCAACTGGAGACAATGCTACTGACATGGGATTGAAAAGCATTCTTACTTCAGTGGAGACTTGTGATCAAGCAGAAAAGCATGTTGCTAAAGAAACATCTGAGAAAGGCAAGGATAAGGTCCAAGCAGCAGCCATGAAAGCAGATTCATCAAAAGAAAAGGCTGACAAGGACTTGGTAAATAGTATTCCActtagttttaaagaaaaattATGCTCACCagcatgcgttgatgtcgtggcacattacaaATTCTTAAACCTAGAATTTGAAAGGCAAAAAgacaaagctttaaaatttaacaacgagcttaaacagaacgaggctgcatatcagagaaagttgaactcaactttggctgaaatgcaaacccttaaagaatttgtgtttagaaaagatttcATCATTAATGATCTTACAGAAAGATTAGAAAAAGCTTTGAAcgaaaagaacaaacttcaaattataatagataaatggaatgtcagtcaaaaggcctttactgacattaaaaattgccaacgaccaacgtttgtgaaagacgggattggatataaggataggcacggaaatgaaagaaaactcttCTTTCCACCTCACAGCAAAAATTACGTGCCTATGCCGACTCCTCATCCCGAAAATGATCTCATAAATGAAAAGGCCTCAGTTGAAcaaaatgaattttataaaaaTGAGACAACCGCTAACTGTTCTAAAAGCAATGCAGATCCCATTgagtgtaaagaagatgtgtgcgatgaggatgGAGACTGCGGCGGGTCAAAAATAGGAATTGGATATTCAGGCGACGGTTATTCCACCGTTAACTGGTTCGTCTGGAATTGTTCTaagaaaaacaatgttaaggATGAATGTAATAATTTAAGTAGGATGGATTACTGTAATGGCCAAGTGCCTAAATTTAAATCCTTggatgactgtaagggccatgtgcctacatttgagacccgtgatcGTGAACATTTTGTATCTGAATGTCATGATTTGAATTATGTGTGTTGTGATGATAAAGTTGCttgtgaatctcctgtatttgtgccagaattaAAAAGGAATAGCTTTGGAAAATTCCTTACAAAGGAAATTCCCGAATTTATTCCTTCCAGAACAGGTATGACAGAATCAGAAAGGAGCGTCACTGAAGACCAAGATAATGAAAATTCAAGCGTCACTATCACAGAAGACGAGCAAATATCAGAAAGTTCAAGTGAAGATCAAGCAACTAGTGATGAAAGCTTCGAGTGTTCAAGTTATGAAGCTATTGAAGACCAAGACTCTAAAGGCACAAACAAAGATCGAAGCTACAATGAGTTAAATTACAAAGCAAGTGAAGAACAAAGCTCGAGCGAGGACAACACGTCTGAAAACTCATTCGATTCAGACAACGATGAAGAACTTTCAGAAGATGAAAGCagagtggacaagaaaatgaagaaagcagaaaattcaagactctcatcacatacatcatcttctaacaccaaacgacccagacataaaagatgctttcgctgtggtcatttaggacatacagcgaaacattgtaaaaccaaaaaATTTTCCAAACCAGAACATGATTTTCTTACAAACGTCACATATCAATTAAATTATCTtaagaaatctgttaaaaatctggttgAATCAACTGCCtatttttggaaacaaaaagaggtCAACGTGGGTCAAAACCACGACAGATTTGAAATGAAGCAAATTTGGGTTCCTAAATCAAACTAAtttgtatatttgtatatttgTGTATATCAGAATAAGCTCCAGAAATGGCTTTGAATGCTCATGGAATACATCTGGCATGTCGACAGCGGATGTTCAAGACACATGACTGGATTGAAGGAACTGCTGAAGAACTTTCGCTTCATTGATGGTGATTTCGTATCTTTCACTGGAGACGAAAAGGGAGGAAAGATTGTTGGAGTAGGAGATGTGGTGTCCGAAGCCCTCACGCTGGAATGTCAACTATGTTCTAGAGCTGTGCTACAATCTCATGAGTGTCTCTCAAGTCTGCGATAAAGGAATCTCGGTGCTTTTCAATGACATGGAATGCTTGTTCCTGAAGCCCAGTTATGTTGTTCCTGCAGAAATGATCATGCTCACTGCTCCAAGACAGAATAACACATATGTGCTCAACatgaaaaatgccaagacaaatgACAACTTAACCTGCTTAATTTCCAAAGCCTCAGAATCGGAGTCACTGCTTTGGCATAGACGACTGGGCcatgttaatttcaaaaatatgaacAAACTCTCTAAGTTAAGCTTAGTTAGAGGTCTTCCAATTAAAGAATttccattttctgaaaaatgtattgcatgcGCCCAGGGAAAGCAGCATAAGAAACCGCACAAGTCTAAAGCAGTGAACACGATATCTGCACCTCTTCAATtgttgcatatggatctcttcggtcctatcagtgttaaaagtcttgctaaaagCTCTTATTGTTTGGTTGTAACAGATGATTTCTCTCGGTTTTCATGGGTATATTTTCTTGAAGCAAAAAGCGAGACAGCTGAAGTTTTAAAATCATTCATTCCGCTGATTGAAAACGTGACCAAGCTAAAAGTGAAGTCTATCAGAAGCGACAACGGGTCCGagttcaaaaatcagaccttCATATCGTTCTGTACAGAAAAGGAAATTCATCTCCAATACAGTGCAGCCAGaactccccaacaaaatggagttgctgaACGCAAGAATAGAACGCTGATCGAAGCTGCACGAACCATGCTGGTGGACTCGAAGCTTCCAATTATTTTCTGGGCAGAAGCAGTTAATACGGCATGCTACGTTCTAAACAGGGTACTCATCGTGAAACCTCATGGAAAGACAGCATATGAACTTCTCTTCAAAAGAAAGCCACTTATTAACTTCTTCAGACCATTCGGCTGCTCGTGCACTCTTTTAAACACTCAAGAAAATCTCGTCAAATTTGAAGCAGTGGGTGATATCTGCTACTTTATGGGGTATTCATCCACACAGAAGGCCTACCGTGTttacaactgtcacaccccgatctccacgtgtcaccggtgggcccggtgtggggtacagtgacgtagttggcatcgtcatagacaaacaacacaatataataatgcacagcggaagcagaatagatacatttcaactttaattaaaatgacataataaacatcataagtagttgaaacggatccacaggcggatcaaataaaaataagaataaattgttcaacagttatttgtcgtccgagcttgcgagactatagtggacgctcttaggaaacagccagcctatttcgtatagtacctgcacttaaccttttgggaaaaatacgtcagtttacactggtaaatacaaatcgactgactcattttgaaaatgattgaaaattgatttaaatgcataaggcataaatatttttattaacttgggatatttatgcaatataaacttgtgaacgatttacatgtacccgtacttatggtggcccgggatctgctgtccgggctaaaggttaaatgacacaccacattaaagagttatacacgccgggtgtacgcctacaccccgtgctctggtcgtggccatctcgtaagataatgccaaggatatccgggacacggtcaataaccccccaaagcctaaagtaagacaagactgtttaaacgagtcgcacaagctactcaagactgtacacccataaggtgcaggacttgtgcgcccgatcaagcggtattttaaataccgtaccccaagcccgtatagggaaaataagtcaaaatgtatttacctgagcaagtatgagtcacaaatgataagtgtaggtagcttttactgggcctcctaatctggaacaaaggtttataataacctattagattcctaacgggtcttttatttaagcctaagctttgaccggttagttttaagaacgatacggtttaaacgcacgattaagcgaatagaccggatagaatgtgatttagacccgacaagtttgaatacttgtataatatgggtatactaaatacattctggattttgagataaaaatgataacgtttgacccgtttcggtcaatttacgcgaACTAGTTatgtaaaccgaaccgaacgcaaaaaaggcgttacgggtagccaaatgagtcaaatgcaagttccctgagataatatgctttaaatatgatataatatcagtaagttatgttctatattgcccggaataattttaaactcaattgatgccttataagggcattttggtcatttaaagaattataaaagagtcaaattagcaatctgagtttcaggtctggtttatacagtaaatatacttcatttaacatattataacagtagggtatgacccatataccaaactcaccatttaaaatcaaactatgcaccgtaggggtattttagtaatttcacaagggctaaaactgccaaaactggaaacctgagttcatatacttatacttactgttattttataaaaatacactaaacacatcagtaggtataagtcttatatgtttaaaatgagtataacgcttattatgcgttaaaaacgctaaaaatgcgatttagagccgtttccgggttttcaaaagaaagctgagatttttatatttccagaatgctcaaaataatttatttaacatataaaatcagtagaaaaaggtttcgggtcaaaaggatgtgtaaaactcattttattgcTTAAAtagtcaaaaccggcattaaccgaatcgactaagcgatctaagatacgatcagccaaaaattaaataaaaatcatcaaaaatcccaaaatattatataacatcagtgggtaaaaagtttcgtatcaaaacgtggcctgaaataggttatacgcgaaatgcgccgtttatgtaactttaagatatagttttacgatatcggccataactcaaaatctggaccactaactgacctcaaattttcggtgcaagtttatatattagaaataaagatttctactctttcacttttccaaaaatcacgttttatatcaaaaagggcaaaatagtcaactttaagcataaatcggaaacatgcaaatgaatcggctaaacatagactcaagcaataaaaattccagaaagttttaccaaaataaaaatggtcaaaaatactctttaatacagatctcaaacatgcatgtacggatccgaatcgatagtctacgaaaaagtcgttttacaagactttcggttccgattcgtatttatactatagattgtcgagttgatcatggtgaaacacattcttatatatatattataaagctattattgatgatcaaactgattgcatgtcatctatattaccatttaagctatttttcacaaaaaccatttctgttgactttttagaaacaagtttgactcgacaattagcatgcataaagtgggaatcagagaatacccttttgagggtttgtttcccatataaataccaacatatatgtggtttcaatttgagaaatgactgagtaaaactcgtttaatcagaaagtcaaagtataagaacaacagtttgacttttagcaattaatcaatgtaagaacgaattatagaatgttatagaggcttacaaaggtcctaatgaagcttagttaacactaggatgttgccttgtcgttcagaattgctccagaagtgccttgagagttcttgagagttgagagcttcttgttactatcacaagtgTTCAATAAAATGAAGAATGATCTGATTTAAAGATGAATTCAGAGGTTGGAGGTAGCACACTGTTGCACTAGGCATGCATGGGATTTAATTGGAGCAAAAGGAGGTGGTGGCAGCTGTTatgcacttcaaattcggaccaaaaatgcaattttcgcgaatttctgttactgggcaggccatgcggcccgcttaaggcagcccaggcgggcctggggttctgcaggtccaaacattttcaaatgttggcagttttggtccctgtcttcgcacgcgaggttttggctgcttatcttgactcgtaaaccctaaatcttggtttttaagaaccttgggacatttaccaacatggtaatgtcctcggataactttgcgctcaaccgaaaagccatgaaattcgacgttgacgcttttagcccctcaagtacggttttggccataactttctcatacgttatcgaaacttcacgaaatttttaccacatattctagtgagtatattttagcattataaagcttcgagtctgccaaaagttcactcagaggtataaattcaacatgttgacacttttggcccctatagtttgtaattcctcacttttgggcattttccgcttcgtatgatccatga comes from the Helianthus annuus cultivar XRQ/B chromosome 4, HanXRQr2.0-SUNRISE, whole genome shotgun sequence genome and includes:
- the LOC110933462 gene encoding uncharacterized protein LOC110933462; its protein translation is MEDYSVDMKEYYAEVDADISEQYEEQVDVDEDDEQVDLDGFKSLIDSDGDTTLERACRSVRKDKIRSKTSGECPFYLGQSFPDKDNIKMMVKNHAIDSRRQLHITRNDNTRFRVICTGGIPKWSSCEINAGGPSQPTALKGKSGNTQNATGPSQVGTTNEDVPNPKNNTPPTCPWMLYVSKVKKAGSWVVKTLNKEHVCLNTRDVRLCTVAWLSKKIQHTVKNNPGIPLKALQEDLQRKYQVEVTLHQVFRAMMKATEKVQGHYGAQYENLRNYCEELLRTNLGSTVKIDVEPVAILAVQQGRPILGLDGCFLKGPFPGQILTAVGVDGNNGIYPVAYAVVEAETTASWTWFLQCLGDDLELEHNSRARCDILLNNICEVFNRQLIQGRDKPIITCLEYIREYLMKKIVVVNNKIGKCKSPLTTAATAVLQTAKTEAAEYIVIWTGGTKFQVSTHFNDHQDQRVVILDERTCSCRRWDLTGIPCRHAVACIWNMGLHGKGDGVPEKWPKSACPTTLIPPRYHVQIRRPKKKRKKSAQEIAEAKVAASKEKKKAKVTESVENVSNMIPATGKLPRKGGSVTCKICKGVGHNKRTCGKSRRKGVQAQAGAQGQEGAQG